A window of Acidobacteriota bacterium genomic DNA:
GCGCATACCCGATCATGATCGCACGAGACGTCAGGCGGAGGCTACCGAATCCCCGATCCCGCTATTTCCCCACCAGCCTTCTCCGCGTGTAGGCGATCAGGCCCCCGGCGTCGATGATGGCCTGGCGCGCGGGCGGTAGCGGGAGGATGGGGAAGTCGCGGCCCTTCGTCAGATTGCGGACCGCGGTGGCTGTGATGTCGAGTTCGTCTCCCAGATCGGCTTCGATCGACGGACAGATGACTGTGGGCACTCCGAGGTTGCACGAGTTCTGCAGGAAAATCCGCGCGAAGCCGCGGGCGACCACGACAAGGCCGTGTCCCTTGAGCGTGGAGGCTGCCTGTTCGCGCGAGGACCCACAGCCGAAGTTCTGGCCGGCGACGATGACGCTGCCTGGCGCGAACGCCCTCTTCTGGAGCGCTCCGTTGAACGCCTTGTCGTCGGCAAAGCAGAACTGCGGCGTTTCGGCCGGCAGCACCGTCGCCATGAAGCGGCCCGGATAGATCGTGTCGGTCGATACGTCATCGCCTGTTCGGTAGACCACCGTTGCCATGATGTTCAGTCTCCCACGCGCGGATCGGTAACGACGCCGGTGATGGCGCTCGCGGCTGCGACCGCCGGCGAGCACAGATAGACGTTGGCCGTCGGGTTGCCCATCCGGCCCTTGAAGTTCCGGTTCGTGGTCGATAGTGCCGTTTCGCCGTCGCCGAGCGCCCCCTGGTGCACGCCCAGGCAGCAGCCGCACCCTGGGTTCATGACCACCGCGCCCGCCTCGATCAGATTCGCGAGATAACCTCGGCGCATCGCCTCTTTGTAGATCTTCCAGGATGCCGGGAACACCAGCATGCGCACGCCCTGCGCCACCTTCCGGTCCTTGAGCCGTTTGGAGGCTACCTCCAGATCATCGAGCCGGCCGTTGGTGCAGGAACCGATCACGATCTGGTGCACCGTCGTGCCGGCGACCGCGCCCACGCCCTTCACGTTGTCGACCGTGTGCGGGCAGGCGATTTGCGGCTCGAGCGTCGAGACATCGATCTCGACGATTCGGTCGTAGGTCGCGTCCGGATCCGGCTGGACGAGATCGAGCGGATCGGTGACCCCGGCTTCGTCGCGGAGGTAGCGCACCGTTTCGGCGTCGGCCGGCACGATGCCCGACGTGGCGCCCGCCTCGACCGACATGTTGCAGAGCACCAGGCGGCCCGACATCGACATGTTCGTGATCCCGTCGCCGTGGAATTCAATCACCTTGAAGTTCGCCCCTTCAGCAGTCAGCAGTCCGATGAGGTGGAGGATCAGATCCTTCGGCGTGACGTGACGGCTGAACCCTCCGCGCGCCACCACCTTGATGGTGGCCGGCACCTGGATGTTGACTGCGCGTCCGAGCGCCCACACGGATGCCAATTCTGTCGCGCCCACGCCGAAGGCCAGCGCGCCGAACGCGCCGTGGCTCGTCGTATGGCTGTCGGCGCCGACAATCAGGTAGCCAGGCCGGTCGTAGCCTTCCTCGGCCAGCACCTGGTGACAGATGCCGCCGGTGTCGCCCCGGACGTCGTGGAACTTCGTGATGCGGTGCGCGCCGACGAATTCGCGGACCTTCTTCTGATTGGTGGCCGTCTTGGCCGACTCGGCGGGCACCCGATGGTCGAAGATCACCGCGATGCGATTCGGGTCCCAGACGGCCGGCGCGAGGCCAGTGCCCTCGAAGACTTCGGCGAACTGATTGATGACCAGCGCCGTGTTCTCATGCGACATGGCCAGATCGACCGCCGGCTCGACCACGTCACCGACCGTGACCGAGGCGAGGCCGGAGGCCCTTGCCAGGATTTTCTGCGCAACCGTCATCCCCATACGTCAGACGACTCCCTTCTTCCGGAATGCCGCAATCTCGTCGGCGGAGTAGCCGAGGCTCATGAGAATCTCCTCGGTGTGCTCCGACAGGCGGGGCGGCGGCGAATCGATGGTCCCGGGTGTCTTCTCGAATCTTGCCGTCAGGCCGAACAGCTTGACCGTCCCAACGCCCGGCACGGACACCTCCTGGAGTGTCCCCCGGTGCGCGATCTGCGGCGCATTCAACGCGTCCTCCAGGCTCAGAATTTCGCCCGACGGGACGCCCCTCTTGTTGAGCATCTCGATCCAGTACGCGGCCGGCCGCTCGGTGAGCCGCGCTTCGAGCAGCGGCGTGAGCGCCTTGCGGTTGGCTTTGCGGATGTCCCGTTTCTGGAAGCGATCGTCGGTCTTCAACTCCGGCACGCCCAGCACGTCGCAGACCGATTCCCATTGCTCCTGTTGATTGGCGGCGATATTGATGCGGCCATCCTGCGTCGCAAACACCCCTGACGGCGCCGCGGTGAAGTTGTCGTTGCCCATGGGCACAGGCGGCTGGCCTCCGATCAGCAGATTGGCGGCCACCCACGCCATAAACGGCATCACGGAATCGAGCATCGCGATGTCGATGAACTGGCCTTCGCCGGTGCGCTCGCGATGGTACAGCGCACCCATGATGGCGAACGCCGCATTGATGCCGCCGATGGTGTCGCAGACCGGGAAGCCGCAACGCAGCGGATGCAGGCGCTCGTCGCCGTTGACGTCCATCACACCGCTGAGGCCCTGAATGATCTGGTCGTACGCGGGCTTCAAGGCGTCGGGGCCGTCCTGGCCGAATCCCGAGATGGCGCAATAGATGAGCCGGGGATTGACCTCGCGCAGCGAGGCGAACGAGAGGCCCAGCCGGTCCATCACGCCGGGCCGGAAGTTCTCCACGACGACGTCGGAGGATTTCGCGAGCGCGCGAAAGATCTCGCGCGCCTCCTCGAGCTTCAGATTGAGCGTCAGCGACCGCTTGTTGGCGTTCTGCGCCAGAAAGCTCGTGCCCATCAATTTCTGGTTAAGCGCAGGCACATTGCCGAGTTTGCGCGCCAGGTCGCCGCCTTCCGGATGCTCGACCTTGATGACCTCCGCGCCTGACAGCGCCAGATGCAGCGTCGCAAACGGGCCGGAGAGCACGTTGGTCAGGTCGAGCACGCGGATGCCGTCGAGCAGCTTCATGAAATGTCCTTGCCTGACCTCAATCTTCCCTCAGCAGGCCTGGCCGCCCGGGATCGGACCGGTTGTGTGAATCCTGCCGGGAAGGGCCCGTTTGAAGAACTGTGCGGCATCGTTCGCCACGCTCACGATCGGCTCGAGCAGGACGTCGCGCCGCTCGTGCATTCGGTGGAACAGGTGCACGAGATCTTCGGTGCAGATGTTGCCGGCCGCCACGGCCGCGAACGGACAGCCTCCCAGGCCGCCGAACGCCGACTCGAAGCACGTCACGCCCGCCGTCCAGGCCGCGTACGCATTGGCGAGCCCGAGGCCGTATGTGTCGTGGAAGTGGCAGACCATCGAGATTCGGGAGTCGAGCGCGCCGACGGCGCCAAACAGATCCTGGACCTGGGCCGGACTGGCGTGTCCGGCGGTGTCCGCCAGACTGACCGTCGTCAAATCCGCGTCGAGGAAACGCGCAACAATGCCGAGGACGCGTTCCTGCGGGACAAGGCCCTCAAAGCCGCAGCCGAAGGCCGACTGCACCGACACTTGAACCCCCCGGCCTGCGGCCACCGTCCGGCGGCCCATCGCGATGATCCGATCGGTCGCCTCTGTCGTGCCCATGCCGGTGTTCTTCCGGCTGTGCGTATCACTGGCCGAGACGCCCATACAGAAGTAGTCGACGCCGCAGGCGAGTCCTCGCTCGAGGCCCTTCTCGTTGAGCACCAGTCCCGTGTAGACCACGCCCGGGCGCCGACGGCCGGGCGCTGCGAGCCGGCGGAACAGGTCGTCGGTGTCCGCCATCTGTGGCATCTTCTGCGGATTCACGAACGAGCCCACCTGGATCATGTCCAGGCCGGAGGCGGCGAGCTGATCGATCCATTGAAGTTTGCGATCGGTCGGGACCGTCTGCTCTTCGATCTGCAACCCGTCACGCAAACCGACTTCGTGTAGCAGGACCTTGGCCATCATGCATCCAGAGATCATCTCTGGGCGCTATTGTACCCAAAGACGTACGCTCACGCAGGACGCCCTTCCGGAAGCTGCTCAGGGCCGGCGAGCGGCGCGGGCGGCTACAGTTCCCTCGCGATGGCCTCACCCATTTCGAGTGTCGTGTCGGTGCCGCCCATGTCGTAGGTGCGAACGCGGCCCTGCTTGATGACGAGGGCGGTAGCGCGCTCCAACCGCGCGGCCATCTCCTTCTCACCCAGCCAGTCCAGCATCATCTTGGCCGTCAGGATCGTCGCGATCGGATTGACCTTGTACAGCCCCGCGTATTTCGGCGCGGAACCATGCGACGGCTCGAAGACCCCGAGCGTGTCGCCGATGTTGGCCGAACAGCCGAAGCCGAGGCCGCCGACCATCTGCGCGCACAGATCCGAAATGATGTCGCCGTAGAGATTCGGGGCCACCAGCACGTCGTAGTTCAACGGGTTCTTCAGCAGCCACATCGTCATCGCATCGACGTTGGCTTCGTCAAAGATGATCTCCGGATAGCGCGCCGCCACGTCCTTGGCGATCTCCAGGAACATGCCGTCAGTCGCACGCACGACATTCGCCTTGTGCACGACCGTGACCTTCTTGCGCCCGTGCTGGCGGGCGAACGCGAACGCCGCCTCGATGATGCGCTCCGAGCCCTTCCGCGTGTTGATCTTGCACGACACGGCGTACTCGTCGCCCTTGAGTCCGGCAAAATGCGCGAACGGCTTGGAGAGCTTCGTCAGCGCCGCCGCCAGTTCATCGGGGACCGGATTGAACTCGACACCCGAGTACAAATCCTCCGTGTTCTCGCGGAAGACCACCAGATCGATGGCGTCCTTGAAGTTGAGCGGATTGCCGGGATATGCCTTGCACGGCCGGAGGCAGAGATAGAGATCGAACAGCTGTCGCATTCTGACGATCGGAGAGCGATAGACGAGCCCTGTACCGCGCAGGGCAGGCGCAAGTTCAGCTTCGGCCGTCTTGACCGGCTTCGACGTGATGGCGCCAAACAGCGCCGCCCGCACGTGCTTCAACAGTTCGATCGTCCGCGCCGGAAACGCGTCGCCCTCGGCGCACCAGAACTCCCAGCCGATATCGCCGTGAATGTACTCGGCGTCGAGCTTCAGGCGGTCGAGCACGATCCGCGTCGCGTCGAGCACGTCTACGCCAACACCATCACCAGGCAGCCACGCGATCCTATATGTCGCCATTGATCGTCAACCTCGAGAACACGAGTCGGGATTTGTCTGCAGGAGCCGGCACCGGATCCTGAACCGAGCGGCAGGGTCTGCCGCCCCCGGGTCCGATCAGGATACCCGAGAGGCGGCATCGCGGGCCAGCAGCCTGTTTCGCAGCCCGTCCTGACATTCCCTGGGCGCTGCCAGCAGAAAGCTCTGCCGCACACGGCGAACTGCGTTCTTCACCAACATATGAGTGTTAACATATCATATAATATATTTGACACAGACGCAGATGTGGGGTAGAGTACTCCCAGCTGGCTGACGAAGTGACTCTCGGGCGACTGAAGCTCAGGGGTTGTTGGCCGGCGACAACCGATTTTCAACAGGAGGTAATGTCATGACACTCGTTCGCTGGGAACCGTCTCGTGAATTCAGTGCGATGCAGGATCGCGTCAATCGCGTCTTCAACGAGTTCTACAGGGGCGCTGACGATGACGTGATGCGCCGTGGAATGTGGGTGCCGGCCGTCGACATCTACAACAAGGGCAAGGAAGAGATCGTCATCAAAGCGGAGCTGCCCGATCTCAGCAAGGATGAGATCGAAATCACCGTCGAGAACAGCACGCTGACCATCAAGGGCGAGAAGAAGATGGACGCGGCGGTGACCGACGACCAGTACCACCGGATCGAGCGCGTCTACGGCACGTTCAGCCGTACGTTCTCGCTGCCGCAGACGGTGGACACCGAGAAGGTCTCGGC
This region includes:
- a CDS encoding CoA transferase, whose amino-acid sequence is MKLLDGIRVLDLTNVLSGPFATLHLALSGAEVIKVEHPEGGDLARKLGNVPALNQKLMGTSFLAQNANKRSLTLNLKLEEAREIFRALAKSSDVVVENFRPGVMDRLGLSFASLREVNPRLIYCAISGFGQDGPDALKPAYDQIIQGLSGVMDVNGDERLHPLRCGFPVCDTIGGINAAFAIMGALYHRERTGEGQFIDIAMLDSVMPFMAWVAANLLIGGQPPVPMGNDNFTAAPSGVFATQDGRINIAANQQEQWESVCDVLGVPELKTDDRFQKRDIRKANRKALTPLLEARLTERPAAYWIEMLNKRGVPSGEILSLEDALNAPQIAHRGTLQEVSVPGVGTVKLFGLTARFEKTPGTIDSPPPRLSEHTEEILMSLGYSADEIAAFRKKGVV
- a CDS encoding 3-isopropylmalate dehydratase large subunit encodes the protein MGMTVAQKILARASGLASVTVGDVVEPAVDLAMSHENTALVINQFAEVFEGTGLAPAVWDPNRIAVIFDHRVPAESAKTATNQKKVREFVGAHRITKFHDVRGDTGGICHQVLAEEGYDRPGYLIVGADSHTTSHGAFGALAFGVGATELASVWALGRAVNIQVPATIKVVARGGFSRHVTPKDLILHLIGLLTAEGANFKVIEFHGDGITNMSMSGRLVLCNMSVEAGATSGIVPADAETVRYLRDEAGVTDPLDLVQPDPDATYDRIVEIDVSTLEPQIACPHTVDNVKGVGAVAGTTVHQIVIGSCTNGRLDDLEVASKRLKDRKVAQGVRMLVFPASWKIYKEAMRRGYLANLIEAGAVVMNPGCGCCLGVHQGALGDGETALSTTNRNFKGRMGNPTANVYLCSPAVAAASAITGVVTDPRVGD
- a CDS encoding Hsp20/alpha crystallin family protein, with the protein product MTLVRWEPSREFSAMQDRVNRVFNEFYRGADDDVMRRGMWVPAVDIYNKGKEEIVIKAELPDLSKDEIEITVENSTLTIKGEKKMDAAVTDDQYHRIERVYGTFSRTFSLPQTVDTEKVSADYRNGVLTITLQMKEEAKPKQIQVKVSA
- a CDS encoding hydroxymethylglutaryl-CoA lyase, producing the protein MMAKVLLHEVGLRDGLQIEEQTVPTDRKLQWIDQLAASGLDMIQVGSFVNPQKMPQMADTDDLFRRLAAPGRRRPGVVYTGLVLNEKGLERGLACGVDYFCMGVSASDTHSRKNTGMGTTEATDRIIAMGRRTVAAGRGVQVSVQSAFGCGFEGLVPQERVLGIVARFLDADLTTVSLADTAGHASPAQVQDLFGAVGALDSRISMVCHFHDTYGLGLANAYAAWTAGVTCFESAFGGLGGCPFAAVAAGNICTEDLVHLFHRMHERRDVLLEPIVSVANDAAQFFKRALPGRIHTTGPIPGGQAC
- a CDS encoding 3-isopropylmalate dehydratase; translation: MATVVYRTGDDVSTDTIYPGRFMATVLPAETPQFCFADDKAFNGALQKRAFAPGSVIVAGQNFGCGSSREQAASTLKGHGLVVVARGFARIFLQNSCNLGVPTVICPSIEADLGDELDITATAVRNLTKGRDFPILPLPPARQAIIDAGGLIAYTRRRLVGK
- a CDS encoding isocitrate/isopropylmalate dehydrogenase family protein, coding for MATYRIAWLPGDGVGVDVLDATRIVLDRLKLDAEYIHGDIGWEFWCAEGDAFPARTIELLKHVRAALFGAITSKPVKTAEAELAPALRGTGLVYRSPIVRMRQLFDLYLCLRPCKAYPGNPLNFKDAIDLVVFRENTEDLYSGVEFNPVPDELAAALTKLSKPFAHFAGLKGDEYAVSCKINTRKGSERIIEAAFAFARQHGRKKVTVVHKANVVRATDGMFLEIAKDVAARYPEIIFDEANVDAMTMWLLKNPLNYDVLVAPNLYGDIISDLCAQMVGGLGFGCSANIGDTLGVFEPSHGSAPKYAGLYKVNPIATILTAKMMLDWLGEKEMAARLERATALVIKQGRVRTYDMGGTDTTLEMGEAIAREL